From a single Solanum dulcamara chromosome 4, daSolDulc1.2, whole genome shotgun sequence genomic region:
- the LOC129886899 gene encoding protein VACUOLELESS GAMETOPHYTES-like, whose protein sequence is MGRQNRGTNAAPQGNNNKQHFSHPHILKLIVNPTDTETELLTCNACEQPNNSNKPFYGCNTCQYFLHENCFNAPRFLNHTSHSSHPLTLHQIPSYSSRSYTCKACGSAGNGFCFSCACCEFDIHLQCASCPNSILVDNHPHQLGLHFGSPYEDKNMEYVCDMCNVIMNKDDWLYYCAACDFGSHLQCAITSLEVGVFPKQQRPIPNSNPNQNTSLNSNANAAVEMINSVNDDHDRLIAAQIEAQIAARSRQAMLDLW, encoded by the coding sequence ATGGGAAGACAGAACCGGGGTACAAATGCGGCACCTCAaggtaataataataagcaacatTTCAGCCATCCCCACATCTTGAAACTAATTGTCAATCCAACTGATACGGAAACAGAACTACTCACTTGCAATGCTTGTGAGCAACCAAACAATAGTAACAAGCCTTTCTACGGCTGCAACACCTGCCAATATTTCCTCCACGAAAACTGCTTCAACGCTCCGCGTTTTCTCAATCACACGTCTCATTCATCTCACCCCTTGACTCTTCACCAAATTCCGTCGTACTCGAGCCGTTCCTATACTTGCAAGGCTTGTGGCTCTGCTGGCAATGGATTTTGCTTTAGCTGTGCTTGTTGTGAATTTGATATCCACTTGCAATGTGCGTCCTGTCCTAACTCGATACTTGTTGATAACCACCCGCATCAATTGGGGCTCCACTTCGGTTCTCCTTATGAAGATAAGAATATGGAATACGTTTGTGATATGTGCAACGTGATAATGAACAAGGACGATTGGTTGTACTATTGCGCTGCTTGTGATTTCGGGTCACATTTGCAATGTGCGATAACTAGTCTCGAAGTCGGTGTTTTTCCCAAACAGCAGCGTCCAATTCCgaattcaaatccaaatcaaAATACAAGTCTGAATTCCAATGCGAATGCAGCGGTGGAAATGATAAATTCAGTGAATGATGATCATGACCGGCTTATAGCAGCTCAAATTGAAGCTCAGATTGCGGCACGATCAAGACAGGCTATGCTGGACTTATGGTAG